The Sporosarcina ureae genomic sequence ATGGTGTGGCGAGTCTTGTGCAGAATATAGAAGATGACAAAGTACATTTGCTCTCTTTTATGGATCATACGCCGGGACAAGGGCAATATCGTAATTTAGAAGTGTACCGTGAAACTTTAAAAGGATACCGCGATCTATCGGATTCAGACATCAATGTGCTGATCGCGGAAAGACAAACAACAGAGTCTCTAACGACTGAAAACATTAAGGGAATAGCAGAGATTGCTGCGAAGAAAGGTATTGCCATTGCCTCTCATGATGATGACAATACTCAAAAACTCGAATTAGTGAAAACCTTTGGTACGACCATTAGCGAATTTCCGATTACGTTAGAAGTTGCGAAGAAAGCGAAAGAACTTGGCTTGCATACGATTGCGGGTGCTCCCAATGTTTTACTCGGTGGTTCACATTCTGGCAATTTATCTGCAACAGAAGCAATTCGTCACGGTTGTGTAGATATTTTATGCAGTGACTATTATCCAGCGGGTCTCTTGCATGCGGTCTTTGCATTGCATGAGCAATATGGCAACGATCTGCACAAAATGTTCTTGATGGTTACATTGAATCCGGCGAAAGCAGTTCGAATAGATGATGAATTGGGATCCATTAAAATTGGGAAGAAAGCCGACCTGCTAGTCATTGAGAGAATGGATGACGGTTATCCGATGTTGACGACGACAATGGTAAACGGAAAGCTAATTACGAAAACAAATTACCGCACAAACTAATGTAATTGGAGAGGAGCATCATCGTGATGTCCATACTGAAAATCGCTGGATTCGGCAAACGTTTCACTATTCATCATTTAGACAAAACCATGTCAGCTACAGAGAATATTCATTTTTCCTTAGAAGCTGGTGAGTTCATTGGTATTGTGGGAAAAAGTGGGAGTGGGAAATCAACGATCTTAAAAAGTATTTACCGTACGTATTTACCCGATGAAGGTGAGATCCTATACGACTCACAGAGCTTTGGACTTGTGGACTTGTCACAAGTGAGCGATCGACAAATGCTGTACTTGCGTAAATACGAAATAGGTTATGTATCTCAATTTTTAAATGTTATGCCAAGGACAACTTGCCGACAGTTAGTGACCAATGCGTTGCTGGAAATGGGGGAATCTGAAATAACAGCCAATGTTGAATCTGAAAAAACGTTAGCTCATTTCGAACTGGATCCCAAACTATGGGACAGTTATCCAAATACCTTCTCGGGCGGCGAGAAATTACGCTTGAACATTGCCATGGCTACGGTGAAAAAACCTAGGCTATTATTGCTTGATGAGCCGACTGCTAGTTTAGATCAGCAATCAAAAGTAAGAGTTCGTGAAATGATAGAAAAACTAAAGAAAAATGGAACAACGCTTGTAGGGATTTTCCATGATATAGAGTTCATGGAAGGGTTATGTGACAAAGTATTCGACATGAAGGCGAAAAAACTCGTGCTAGATAATAAGGTGGGTGTTGGTTCTGAAAGCTGATTTACATGTTCATAGTCACTATTCAGATGGCTCGGATTCTGTTTCTACTGTTTTTCAAAAGGCTGTACAGGCTGGCTTAACACATATTAGTTTTGTCGATCATGACACCGTAGCCGGATGGGAAGAAATCCGAACTGCAAGTAAGGAATTTGGCATCATGGCACTACCCGGAGTTGAAATATCAGCTTATGATTTCCGGCGGCAACGGAAGGTACATGTGCTTGGTTACAACTATGATTCCGATGCAGTACATATCCAATCGATTTGCCAACCTTTACTAGAAAGAAGGCATGCTCACTCGCTTTGGCAAATAGAACAAATCATAAAGGCCGGTTATTTGCTTGACAAGGATAGAATTCTTGAATCAGCGAAATCTTCCGGAACAATTTACAAACAACATATTATGAAAGAGCTGACGGAAGATCCGTTTACTTCCGTTGCCTATCAACAATTATATAAAGAGTTATTTAAAGGACAGGGTATCGCTTCAGGTGATATAGAATACATCGATGTGTATGATGCCGTGGAAGCCATTAAAGCTGACAGCGGATTGGCTGTAATTGCGCATCCAGGTCAGCTGGATTCATATGATTTGATCCCTGAATTGGTGGAGGCTGGACTTGACGGTATTGAACGCCATCACTTTGATCATACAGCCGAAGATCGTAGACGAGTTGAAGAACTAGCCGAACAGTATCATCTGTTAATGACAGGCGGCTCAGATTTTCACGGTGCATTTGGGAAAGAAATTGAAGTGGGCGATATTGTGAGTCCTTCCAATTTTTAAGGGGCAGATAAAAATGGTGTAAAGAGTCTATAAAGATCCTGTAAATACGCACCTTGCGTTATCTTTCTGTGTTTCAATAAAGTGGAGTAACCAGTTGAAGAGGAGTGAACTTGATGAAGAAATTGAATTCGGTCTTTGCAATACTTGCGTCAGTCACCTTACTAATGTCTGCATGTTCAAGTGGCCAAGCAGGGGCGGAAAAAAAAGAAGTGGATGACGTTATCAGTATCGTCTGGTATCCGAATGAATCGGGAAATGACATGAAAACTGCACGAGATGAAATTGGAAAAGCTGTCGAGGAAACAACCGGGAAATCGGTAGAGCACAAATTGACGACTGATTATGCAATTGCAATTGAAACTATGGTGAATAATAACGCGGATCTTGCCTACATGGGTGCGCAAGGGTATGTCCAAGCGAATAAAGGAAATGAAGCGAATAAGCCGTTAGTCGTTTCCACTGGCCCGTCTGGTACATTGGACGATGCCTTATATTATAGTTGGCTTGCAGTAGACATAGAGGATCAAGAAAATTTTAAAGTAAACGGTGAATTTTCTTTAGATACATTAGCGGAGAAAAGCATTTCATTTGTTTCAAATAGCTCAACTTCAGGGTTTGTGATTCCTTCCTCAACGATAATTGAGCATTTTGCTGAAAGTAAGAAGTATGGAAACTTGAATTCCGAAGATCTAATGGAGGGTGGCCCTCTATTTTCACAAGTCTTATTCGGTAATTCCCATCAAGGTTCAGCGGTGAATGTATTGAATGACAGTTCAGACGTGGCGGCTTTTTGTGATACGTGTGTCGAATCCTATGTAGACGTGGTAGAAGGTGAAGAGAATGAAGTGGGATCAGTATATAAAGTGAAAAAAGATGCAGCTGAGCCATTTAATCGTGTAGTCGGTAAGGAATTCACCCTAATGGAAGTAACGCCTGTACTAAACGCTCCATTTGTTGCGAATACGAATGTTCTTGGTCAAGAAGACTTTGATAAATTACAAAA encodes the following:
- a CDS encoding PHP domain-containing protein; protein product: MKADLHVHSHYSDGSDSVSTVFQKAVQAGLTHISFVDHDTVAGWEEIRTASKEFGIMALPGVEISAYDFRRQRKVHVLGYNYDSDAVHIQSICQPLLERRHAHSLWQIEQIIKAGYLLDKDRILESAKSSGTIYKQHIMKELTEDPFTSVAYQQLYKELFKGQGIASGDIEYIDVYDAVEAIKADSGLAVIAHPGQLDSYDLIPELVEAGLDGIERHHFDHTAEDRRRVEELAEQYHLLMTGGSDFHGAFGKEIEVGDIVSPSNF
- a CDS encoding PhnD/SsuA/transferrin family substrate-binding protein, with translation MKKLNSVFAILASVTLLMSACSSGQAGAEKKEVDDVISIVWYPNESGNDMKTARDEIGKAVEETTGKSVEHKLTTDYAIAIETMVNNNADLAYMGAQGYVQANKGNEANKPLVVSTGPSGTLDDALYYSWLAVDIEDQENFKVNGEFSLDTLAEKSISFVSNSSTSGFVIPSSTIIEHFAESKKYGNLNSEDLMEGGPLFSQVLFGNSHQGSAVNVLNDSSDVAAFCDTCVESYVDVVEGEENEVGSVYKVKKDAAEPFNRVVGKEFTLMEVTPVLNAPFVANTNVLGQEDFDKLQKLFISDEFANNEEIFVPKDSNAAGLFYKTEEERFEPVEDAWFNPVRNLFNE
- a CDS encoding phosphonate C-P lyase system protein PhnL gives rise to the protein MSILKIAGFGKRFTIHHLDKTMSATENIHFSLEAGEFIGIVGKSGSGKSTILKSIYRTYLPDEGEILYDSQSFGLVDLSQVSDRQMLYLRKYEIGYVSQFLNVMPRTTCRQLVTNALLEMGESEITANVESEKTLAHFELDPKLWDSYPNTFSGGEKLRLNIAMATVKKPRLLLLDEPTASLDQQSKVRVREMIEKLKKNGTTLVGIFHDIEFMEGLCDKVFDMKAKKLVLDNKVGVGSES
- the phnM gene encoding phosphonate metabolism protein PhnM, which encodes MYVIHNGNIITENEILEGFAVVVEGEFIQDIIPQEDVMKFPEANRIDAGGGFISPGFIDIHSDYIETIASPRPSCMMDFDLSLREAEKILVSHGITTMFHSLSFYGEDVFTKKTMHHPKNIQRMIDAIHSTHRNLHLIRHRLHARFEIDNMDGVASLVQNIEDDKVHLLSFMDHTPGQGQYRNLEVYRETLKGYRDLSDSDINVLIAERQTTESLTTENIKGIAEIAAKKGIAIASHDDDNTQKLELVKTFGTTISEFPITLEVAKKAKELGLHTIAGAPNVLLGGSHSGNLSATEAIRHGCVDILCSDYYPAGLLHAVFALHEQYGNDLHKMFLMVTLNPAKAVRIDDELGSIKIGKKADLLVIERMDDGYPMLTTTMVNGKLITKTNYRTN